One Alcaligenes ammonioxydans DNA segment encodes these proteins:
- a CDS encoding thiol:disulfide interchange protein DsbA/DsbL, translating to MKLNALFVRSLVGASLLAGASLLPTTSALAQQANQGYVTLPAAQPSDSVGKTEVLEFFSYSCPHCAILEPKVEAWAKTLPDNVVLRRVPVAFNAGMTDLQKLYYTLEAMDRLDLHPKVFDAIHQKRERIFDAKTISAWVAKQGVDKDRFEQTFNSFGVQTKANKANELSNTYQIQGTPSLAVGGKFVTSPSLANGYDESITKAQELVKMVTSR from the coding sequence ATGAAGCTGAACGCATTGTTTGTACGATCCCTGGTCGGTGCCAGTCTGTTGGCCGGGGCAAGCTTGCTGCCCACCACCAGCGCGCTGGCTCAACAAGCCAACCAAGGCTACGTTACCCTGCCTGCGGCTCAGCCCTCGGACAGCGTCGGCAAAACCGAAGTGCTGGAGTTTTTCTCCTACAGCTGCCCACATTGCGCCATCCTCGAACCCAAGGTTGAAGCCTGGGCCAAGACCCTGCCTGACAATGTCGTGCTGCGCCGTGTGCCGGTTGCCTTCAATGCCGGCATGACCGACCTGCAAAAGCTCTACTACACCCTGGAGGCCATGGACCGCCTGGACCTGCACCCCAAGGTGTTTGATGCGATTCACCAAAAACGTGAACGCATCTTCGATGCCAAAACCATCTCGGCCTGGGTGGCCAAGCAAGGTGTGGACAAGGATCGCTTCGAGCAGACCTTCAACTCCTTTGGCGTCCAGACCAAGGCCAACAAAGCCAATGAACTGTCCAATACCTACCAGATTCAGGGCACACCTAGCCTGGCTGTGGGGGGCAAATTCGTGACGTCGCCTTCCTTGGCCAATGGCTACGACGAAAGCATCACCAAGGCCCAGGAGCTGGTGAAAATGGTCACCAGCCGCTAA
- the argS gene encoding arginine--tRNA ligase, with protein MLAEQQSQLIACLQAAVRAILPQAEPTITLERPKVAAHGDAACNIAMQLAKPAGRNPRELAQQIVDTLMADPNAAALLAGAEIAGPGFINFRLSTATHQAVLHAIAEQGEHFGHAAPTHEKLMVEFVSANPTGPLHVGHARQAALGDSLCRVFSSQGYDVTREFYYNDAGNQIDNLTTSVQARARGIEPDSEQFPADGYKGDYILDIARDYQAGATVQAADGESVTASGDLDNLEDIRRFAVAYLRREQDLDLQAFGLKFDNFYLESSLYTSGKVEKTVQALIDAGHTYELDGALWLRTTELGTGDDKDRVMRKSEGGYTYFVPDVAYHVTKWERGFHHVINIQGTDHHGTIARVRAGLQGLGLGIPKEFPAYILHKMVKVVRNGQEVKISKRAGSYVTLRDLIEWVGQDAVRFFLIQRRADSEFVFDIDLALSKSEENPVYYIQYAHARINSVLNQSAELLDQVPGADITPLTAPTEIALLQRLSEYPAVLAQSARELAPHHIAFWLRDCAADFHSWYNAERVSVDDTALRLARLRLAQACAQVIRNGLNLLGVSAPERM; from the coding sequence ATGCTTGCTGAGCAACAATCTCAATTAATCGCCTGCCTTCAGGCTGCCGTCCGTGCCATCTTGCCCCAGGCTGAGCCGACCATTACGCTAGAGCGCCCCAAAGTGGCCGCGCACGGTGATGCCGCCTGCAATATTGCCATGCAACTGGCCAAACCGGCCGGGCGCAACCCGCGCGAGCTGGCTCAGCAAATCGTCGATACCCTGATGGCCGATCCGAACGCCGCCGCCTTGCTGGCTGGCGCGGAAATTGCTGGCCCAGGCTTTATCAACTTCCGTCTGTCCACCGCCACCCATCAGGCCGTCCTGCACGCCATCGCCGAGCAGGGTGAGCATTTCGGTCACGCCGCGCCCACCCATGAAAAACTGATGGTGGAGTTCGTGTCGGCCAATCCTACCGGCCCCTTGCACGTCGGTCATGCCCGTCAAGCCGCCCTGGGCGACTCACTGTGTCGCGTGTTCAGCTCGCAAGGCTATGACGTGACACGGGAGTTCTACTACAACGACGCTGGTAACCAGATCGACAATCTGACCACCAGCGTACAGGCCCGTGCGCGGGGCATTGAACCCGACAGCGAGCAGTTTCCCGCTGATGGCTACAAGGGTGACTACATTCTGGATATCGCCCGCGATTACCAGGCTGGTGCAACGGTTCAGGCCGCTGATGGCGAGTCTGTCACGGCCAGCGGTGATTTGGACAATCTGGAAGACATCCGTCGCTTTGCTGTGGCCTATTTGCGCCGTGAGCAAGATTTGGACCTGCAAGCCTTTGGTCTGAAGTTTGACAATTTCTACCTGGAAAGCTCGCTGTACACCTCCGGCAAGGTTGAAAAAACCGTGCAGGCCCTGATCGACGCCGGTCACACCTACGAGCTGGACGGCGCGCTATGGCTGCGCACCACCGAACTGGGGACAGGGGACGATAAAGACCGCGTAATGCGCAAGTCCGAAGGCGGCTATACCTACTTCGTCCCCGATGTGGCCTACCACGTGACCAAATGGGAGCGCGGCTTTCACCACGTAATCAATATCCAGGGCACCGACCATCATGGCACCATCGCCCGGGTGCGCGCCGGCCTGCAAGGGCTGGGACTGGGTATCCCCAAGGAATTTCCAGCCTATATTCTGCACAAGATGGTGAAAGTCGTGCGCAATGGCCAGGAAGTGAAAATCTCCAAACGTGCCGGCAGTTACGTCACCTTGCGTGATCTGATCGAATGGGTGGGCCAGGATGCCGTGCGTTTCTTCCTGATCCAGCGTCGTGCCGACTCCGAATTCGTATTCGATATCGATCTGGCCTTGTCCAAGAGCGAAGAAAACCCGGTCTATTACATCCAGTACGCTCATGCCCGCATCAACTCCGTGTTGAACCAGTCGGCAGAGCTGCTCGATCAGGTACCGGGGGCCGACATCACGCCCCTGACCGCCCCCACCGAGATTGCCTTGCTGCAACGCCTGTCCGAATACCCCGCCGTGCTGGCCCAGTCCGCCCGCGAACTGGCACCTCATCACATTGCGTTCTGGCTGCGCGACTGCGCCGCGGACTTCCACTCCTGGTACAACGCCGAGCGCGTGTCGGTAGACGACACTGCCTTGCGTCTGGCTCGCCTTCGTCTGGCCCAGGCCTGCGCCCAAGTCATCCGCAATGGTCTGAACCTGCTGGGTGTATCGGCACCTGAACGTATGTAA
- the metC gene encoding cystathionine beta-lyase: MSSDLALDTALQHTGLAPFDPHTDAAPVAVPIMRTSTVRFRNLDALDRAQADKADPEKRSVTYGRSGMDTHAALEQVFCQLESATQALLAPSGMAAITLALLALLDSGDHVLIADSAYGPVRYLEKTVLRRMGIQATFCAPTPEEMERHLQANTRMVYVESPGSLLMQMLDMPALAAFGRQHNLLLVTDNTWGSGYIYRPLALGFDVSIVAGTKYVAGHSDLMLGAVMSADPQLNKRLHDNHYALGFSISADDAWLALRGARTLPIRMRESAANALAVCQFLDSRPEVTRIYHPAWPHDPGHALWQRDCTGSNGMLSVQLALNPVQARVFVDALTLFGIGFSWGGFESLVQLVDTAFLSGHTYWEHSQDSLVRLHIGLESPKDLCADLTQAFEQAAQG; encoded by the coding sequence ATGAGTTCTGATCTCGCCCTGGACACCGCCCTGCAACATACTGGTCTGGCACCGTTCGATCCGCACACGGATGCGGCGCCGGTGGCCGTACCGATCATGCGCACCAGTACGGTGCGCTTTCGTAATCTGGATGCTTTGGACCGCGCTCAGGCTGACAAGGCCGATCCAGAAAAACGCTCGGTCACCTATGGGCGCTCGGGCATGGATACCCACGCCGCCCTGGAGCAGGTGTTCTGTCAGCTTGAGTCTGCCACCCAGGCCTTGCTGGCGCCCTCGGGCATGGCGGCCATTACCCTGGCTTTGCTGGCCTTGCTGGATTCGGGCGATCATGTGCTGATTGCGGACAGCGCCTATGGTCCGGTCCGCTATCTGGAAAAGACGGTGCTGCGTCGCATGGGCATACAGGCCACGTTCTGCGCGCCGACCCCTGAGGAAATGGAACGCCATCTGCAAGCCAACACCCGCATGGTGTACGTGGAATCGCCTGGTTCCCTGCTCATGCAGATGCTGGATATGCCCGCCTTGGCCGCGTTTGGACGCCAGCACAATTTGTTGCTGGTCACGGACAATACGTGGGGCTCGGGTTATATCTACCGTCCGCTGGCGTTGGGCTTTGATGTCTCCATCGTGGCGGGAACCAAGTATGTGGCAGGTCACTCCGACCTGATGCTGGGCGCGGTCATGTCGGCCGATCCGCAACTGAACAAGCGCTTGCACGACAACCATTATGCTCTGGGGTTTTCCATCAGTGCGGACGATGCCTGGCTGGCCTTGCGGGGCGCGCGCACCCTGCCCATCCGCATGCGTGAAAGTGCTGCCAATGCGCTGGCCGTGTGCCAGTTTCTTGACAGTCGTCCTGAAGTCACTCGGATCTATCACCCTGCCTGGCCTCACGACCCCGGCCATGCTTTGTGGCAGCGAGACTGTACGGGCTCCAACGGGATGTTGTCGGTCCAACTGGCACTGAACCCTGTGCAGGCGCGTGTGTTTGTGGATGCCCTGACATTGTTCGGTATCGGCTTTTCCTGGGGCGGCTTTGAAAGTCTGGTGCAACTGGTGGATACGGCATTCCTGAGCGGCCACACGTATTGGGAACACAGTCAGGACAGTTTGGTGCGTTTGCATATTGGGCTGGAGTCGCCCAAGGATTTGTGCGCGGATCTGACGCAGGCTTTTGAGCAGGCCGCGCAGGGTTGA
- a CDS encoding SPOR domain-containing protein, protein MARARKKSGSSGGTYTGILIGLILGLGAAVAVALFVTKVPMPFVDKASRDKPTVALPEGRDLLDPNRDLYGSSSGQTPPPGGTIPGLTLPPVNLPNVPKPAAPDALGDLIATLPSIGSESAGQPEARRTPAPTVAAPAVTPSAPSAPAPAASKPAAPAPAAPPAAAKPATTSTPYYLQAGAFRNTADAEAMKARLLMLGFNASVQSAQVNGGTVNRVRLGPFKGIDEMNRARSRLAEEKIDTSVVRP, encoded by the coding sequence ATGGCAAGAGCACGAAAAAAATCCGGCAGTTCCGGCGGTACGTATACCGGCATTCTGATTGGCCTGATTCTGGGCCTGGGCGCCGCAGTGGCGGTGGCCCTGTTTGTCACCAAAGTGCCCATGCCCTTTGTCGACAAGGCCAGTCGGGACAAACCTACCGTTGCCTTGCCTGAAGGGCGGGATTTACTGGACCCGAACCGGGATCTGTATGGCAGCTCCAGCGGGCAGACGCCGCCACCGGGCGGCACGATTCCCGGCTTGACCCTGCCTCCCGTCAATTTGCCCAATGTGCCCAAACCCGCTGCGCCCGATGCCTTGGGCGACCTGATTGCGACCTTGCCTTCCATAGGGTCCGAGTCTGCCGGCCAGCCTGAGGCACGCCGGACACCGGCGCCAACGGTGGCCGCTCCGGCAGTCACACCGTCCGCGCCAAGCGCCCCGGCACCGGCTGCCAGCAAACCGGCCGCACCAGCACCGGCCGCCCCCCCTGCGGCCGCCAAGCCCGCCACGACCTCGACCCCTTATTACCTGCAGGCGGGCGCATTTCGCAACACAGCCGATGCAGAAGCCATGAAGGCCCGCCTGCTGATGCTGGGCTTTAATGCGTCCGTGCAAAGTGCTCAGGTCAATGGCGGGACGGTAAACCGGGTACGCCTGGGGCCCTTCAAGGGCATAGACGAAATGAACCGGGCACGCAGCCGGCTGGCCGAGGAAAAAATTGACACCTCCGTCGTACGGCCCTGA
- a CDS encoding DUF1840 domain-containing protein — MLVVFKSKAAADVLMFSEHAMPILRAAGRSYPDGLPERGVFTPEQLSEAIGNIERAIGQDRENKHSPHEDEDEDKEHPMSQAVSFGQRAYPLLDMLRQANNTGVPVMWEPADSSW, encoded by the coding sequence ATGCTAGTCGTCTTTAAAAGCAAAGCCGCCGCCGATGTTCTGATGTTCTCTGAACATGCCATGCCTATTCTCCGGGCCGCAGGGCGCTCCTATCCCGATGGTTTGCCCGAGCGTGGCGTCTTCACGCCCGAGCAGTTGTCCGAAGCCATTGGCAATATTGAGCGAGCGATCGGGCAAGACCGGGAAAACAAGCACTCGCCCCACGAGGACGAAGACGAGGACAAGGAGCATCCGATGTCCCAGGCCGTCAGTTTTGGCCAGCGGGCTTACCCCTTGCTCGATATGCTGCGTCAGGCCAACAACACGGGGGTTCCGGTAATGTGGGAGCCGGCAGACAGTTCCTGGTAG
- a CDS encoding phospholipase effector Tle1 domain-containing protein — MALRFNEQGWLIQVRIGSRQWLDIERFTASHPRAHAVQTVRNHLGQTLVFDWQAPAQKPDSSPERAQNQTAIQAPTTSSATVIHIQTPAGPFHWFLEQGDLQIWLAKVSRPDGMQRLYHPTPGRHDLGGSSLQAPGQAPHQMQHWEYDAQGRIRRLISYAFEQEWTATHEPGISKWFIGAEQHHFHYRDYQGQRRLQTLESRLCESCPTHRTHWQYDPQGRWLQAGPWSARRRANGTLSQLEQDQGGWGMLRLGLDEKGRLTQWASSLHGSQMRYWNASGKLTRIDYAQEGSLDIQYDQQGRLSRLEHRQGQDTERSELDWLGPGALRIRHPTETQWLTLRAGLLRERRLERAHSPGQIWIERFEYDKQGRLTHHTLPEGGQLRYRWDAQGRLQSLQWIGQSGQAQTVIRAQETGYAWGNGLHLISHANSTGQTVDAMLLQADGQAVWTQARRLDEQGNVLEERHEYPLLQHTRHWNLHYDAQRRLIALRQGTTEPAQWLAWNPDGSLAARTPQAVTPIGRMPSGTPTTVGTMRLDYGPNRRLRRVHTAEATLVQYRHDAFGQRIWRKQGHQERAFFFHGQQLMAELDLPAAPGLHLSRRYLYAGLTPVGMIVYQPDGQGRLYYLHGDLMGAVRLISDQHAKLVWGADLNPLGQAEILREDLEFNLRLPGHYAESATGWHDNLLRTYLPDHGHYLEADPLGPWPQSQAVGYAHQQPLRHIDPTGLLLFAFDGTRQAPITTSNVWKLSQLYQDGAVHYSDGPGNPLTVDLDALTAWRAGRILESQWKHFLNRMQERGPAAVAEPVDLLGFSRGAALARDFSNRIMDHLHQGWFVLNDPQRGAIRACITPRFLGLFDTVAQFGLGGWSNTHYRLGVSDAWNWVAHAVAMHEHRLLFPLSGLAQAMNTVEMPFIGAHSQIGGGVLPDDRTAVSDLDKVALAWMHWQATAAGLTLAELPQTDLQVRHPIVQDMRPPGLRLTTHGVRRIDYHGHGQDLLYQDSHPALGRGVRKSMERLLTRFDDWRVRGGNQVAWVDMDAYDTWLQNHLGWER, encoded by the coding sequence TTGGCTCTGCGTTTTAATGAACAGGGCTGGTTGATCCAGGTACGTATCGGCAGCCGGCAATGGCTGGATATAGAGCGCTTTACGGCCAGCCATCCGCGGGCGCACGCTGTGCAGACCGTGCGTAACCATCTAGGACAAACACTGGTATTTGACTGGCAAGCCCCGGCGCAGAAACCGGACTCGTCACCAGAGCGGGCGCAAAACCAGACAGCCATCCAGGCCCCCACCACATCAAGTGCCACCGTCATCCATATTCAGACGCCAGCCGGCCCCTTTCACTGGTTTCTGGAGCAAGGCGATCTGCAGATCTGGCTGGCCAAGGTCAGCCGCCCCGACGGCATGCAACGCCTCTACCATCCCACGCCGGGGAGACATGACTTGGGAGGCAGCAGCCTGCAGGCGCCCGGACAAGCCCCGCACCAGATGCAGCATTGGGAGTATGACGCCCAGGGCCGTATCCGTCGCCTGATCTCCTACGCTTTCGAGCAGGAATGGACGGCCACCCATGAGCCAGGCATCAGTAAATGGTTCATCGGCGCGGAGCAGCATCATTTCCACTATCGCGACTATCAAGGCCAACGGCGACTGCAAACCCTGGAAAGCCGCTTGTGCGAATCCTGCCCGACCCATCGCACGCACTGGCAGTACGACCCGCAGGGGCGCTGGCTGCAGGCCGGCCCGTGGTCGGCACGGCGTCGTGCAAATGGAACGCTGTCACAGTTAGAGCAGGATCAGGGCGGATGGGGGATGCTGCGCCTGGGGCTGGATGAGAAAGGACGTTTAACACAGTGGGCGAGCAGCCTGCACGGCAGTCAAATGCGCTACTGGAACGCGAGTGGCAAGCTCACGCGTATTGACTACGCCCAAGAGGGTTCGCTGGATATTCAATACGATCAACAGGGGCGATTAAGCCGTCTTGAGCACCGGCAAGGCCAGGACACGGAGCGCAGCGAACTGGACTGGCTGGGCCCGGGGGCGCTGCGCATTCGTCACCCCACTGAAACGCAATGGCTCACTTTGCGCGCCGGTCTGCTGAGGGAGCGTCGTCTGGAACGGGCACATAGCCCCGGCCAGATCTGGATCGAACGCTTTGAGTACGACAAGCAAGGCCGGCTCACACACCACACCTTGCCCGAAGGAGGGCAACTTCGCTACCGCTGGGATGCGCAGGGACGTTTGCAATCGCTGCAATGGATCGGGCAATCCGGGCAGGCACAAACTGTGATTCGCGCCCAGGAGACCGGCTACGCCTGGGGCAACGGCCTGCACTTGATCAGCCATGCGAACAGCACCGGGCAGACGGTGGATGCCATGCTTTTGCAGGCCGATGGCCAAGCGGTCTGGACCCAGGCCCGCCGTCTGGATGAGCAAGGCAATGTGCTGGAAGAGCGTCATGAGTACCCGCTGCTGCAACACACGCGTCACTGGAATCTGCACTATGACGCTCAACGCCGTTTGATCGCGTTGCGGCAGGGCACGACAGAACCGGCGCAATGGCTGGCCTGGAACCCGGACGGCTCACTTGCGGCGCGCACACCGCAAGCCGTTACGCCGATTGGACGCATGCCCAGCGGAACCCCAACCACAGTCGGCACCATGCGCCTGGACTACGGCCCCAACCGCCGCTTGCGGCGTGTACATACCGCCGAGGCCACGCTGGTTCAGTACCGGCATGACGCCTTTGGTCAACGTATCTGGCGCAAACAAGGTCATCAGGAACGCGCCTTTTTCTTTCATGGCCAGCAGTTGATGGCCGAGCTGGATTTGCCCGCCGCGCCTGGCCTGCACCTATCCCGACGCTACCTGTACGCGGGCCTCACACCGGTAGGCATGATTGTTTACCAGCCCGACGGGCAAGGGCGCTTGTACTACCTGCATGGCGATCTGATGGGAGCGGTGCGGCTGATTAGCGATCAGCATGCCAAACTGGTCTGGGGCGCAGACCTGAACCCCTTGGGGCAAGCCGAGATTTTGCGGGAGGACCTGGAATTCAATCTGCGCCTGCCAGGGCACTATGCCGAGTCCGCAACAGGCTGGCATGACAACCTGTTGCGGACCTATTTGCCCGATCATGGCCACTATCTGGAAGCGGACCCGCTGGGGCCTTGGCCCCAGAGCCAGGCCGTGGGCTACGCCCACCAGCAGCCCTTGCGTCATATCGATCCCACCGGCCTGCTGCTGTTCGCGTTTGATGGCACAAGGCAGGCGCCCATCACCACTAGCAATGTGTGGAAACTGTCGCAGTTGTATCAGGATGGAGCCGTGCACTACAGCGACGGCCCCGGCAATCCTTTGACTGTCGATCTGGATGCGCTGACTGCCTGGCGGGCGGGTCGCATTCTGGAATCACAATGGAAGCACTTTCTGAACCGCATGCAGGAGCGGGGGCCTGCGGCTGTTGCTGAGCCGGTAGACCTGCTGGGTTTTTCACGCGGGGCTGCACTGGCACGCGACTTTTCCAATCGCATTATGGATCACCTCCATCAAGGCTGGTTTGTCTTGAATGACCCGCAGCGCGGTGCCATCCGGGCCTGTATCACCCCCCGATTTTTGGGCCTTTTTGATACCGTGGCGCAGTTTGGGCTGGGGGGCTGGAGCAACACCCACTATCGACTGGGTGTGTCGGACGCCTGGAACTGGGTCGCCCATGCCGTGGCCATGCACGAGCACCGACTGCTCTTTCCCTTAAGCGGCCTGGCCCAGGCCATGAACACCGTGGAAATGCCCTTTATCGGTGCTCATAGCCAAATTGGCGGCGGTGTGCTGCCCGATGACAGGACCGCCGTCAGCGACCTGGACAAAGTGGCTCTGGCCTGGATGCATTGGCAAGCCACAGCAGCCGGTTTGACGCTGGCCGAATTGCCTCAAACAGATCTACAGGTCAGGCATCCTATCGTGCAAGACATGCGGCCACCCGGCCTGCGCCTGACCACGCATGGTGTCCGGCGCATTGACTACCATGGCCATGGTCAGGACCTGCTGTATCAGGACTCCCATCCTGCCCTGGGCCGGGGCGTGCGCAAAAGCATGGAGCGTCTGCTCACGCGCTTTGATGACTGGCGCGTGCGCGGCGGCAATCAGGTGGCCTGGGTAGACATGGACGCTTACGATACGTGGTTACAGAACCACCTGGGATGGGAGCGCTAG
- a CDS encoding basic amino acid/polyamine antiporter — protein sequence MLALIAIVVGSMLGGGVYSLPQNTAATSAVGPVVIAWIIAGIGVYFIANAFRMLSDLRPDLQAGVYMYAQEGFGSFIGFNVAWGYWLMTCFGNVAFAVILMDAFDQIFPGVFTNGNNLNSIICGSILIWGYNYLVLSGTKVAGFINTLGTIAKLVPLVLFVFLLGFLIDYSQLLSNIWGSSPQVLSGPGDKGTPVSLTAQIMAPMTVTLWAFIGVEGAVVLSGRARKRSDVGKATLLGFLIALIIYILLSVLPFGAMTQPELAQVANPSTSGVLEHVVGAQWGSWLMNVGLIISVLAGWLAWTMLCAEIPMAAGQNGAFPKAFSRTNKNDAASISLWVSSGIMQAAMLLVYFSNNAWNTMYNISALMVVPAYITTTLYITKLCLTHEYKKYSSTGMTLALVSGVMGVLFCLFIFYASSLNYLALVPILLTCGLPVFIWSRKEKNDGKPIFERLEKLYVAILLIADVVVLWLLYVGKITL from the coding sequence ATGCTGGCCCTTATCGCGATTGTGGTGGGCTCAATGTTGGGCGGCGGCGTTTACAGCTTGCCGCAGAACACGGCGGCCACATCGGCAGTGGGGCCTGTTGTCATTGCCTGGATCATCGCCGGCATTGGCGTTTACTTCATTGCCAACGCTTTTCGCATGCTGTCCGATTTGCGTCCAGACCTGCAGGCCGGGGTCTACATGTATGCCCAGGAGGGTTTCGGCTCTTTCATTGGCTTTAACGTGGCATGGGGCTATTGGTTGATGACGTGCTTTGGCAACGTAGCCTTTGCCGTCATTCTCATGGATGCGTTCGACCAGATATTTCCCGGCGTATTCACAAACGGCAATAACCTCAACTCGATTATTTGCGGCTCCATCTTGATATGGGGCTACAACTATCTCGTTCTCTCCGGCACCAAAGTGGCCGGCTTCATCAACACTCTAGGCACCATTGCCAAGCTCGTGCCCCTGGTGCTGTTCGTGTTCCTTTTGGGCTTCTTGATCGACTACTCCCAGTTGCTCAGCAATATCTGGGGCTCCTCGCCTCAAGTGCTCAGCGGTCCCGGAGACAAGGGCACCCCGGTTTCGCTGACAGCACAGATCATGGCACCCATGACCGTTACCCTGTGGGCATTTATTGGCGTAGAAGGTGCCGTGGTGCTCTCTGGCCGCGCCCGCAAAAGAAGCGACGTGGGGAAGGCCACCCTGCTGGGCTTCTTGATTGCCCTGATTATTTATATCTTGTTATCGGTCTTGCCCTTTGGCGCCATGACGCAGCCAGAGCTCGCTCAAGTGGCCAACCCGTCTACCTCCGGCGTGCTGGAACACGTCGTGGGCGCGCAATGGGGCAGTTGGTTGATGAATGTGGGGTTGATCATTTCAGTTCTGGCTGGATGGCTAGCATGGACCATGCTGTGCGCTGAAATCCCCATGGCAGCTGGGCAAAACGGTGCATTTCCCAAGGCGTTTTCCCGGACCAACAAGAACGATGCAGCCAGCATCTCGCTTTGGGTAAGCAGCGGCATCATGCAGGCGGCCATGCTGTTGGTGTATTTCTCCAACAATGCCTGGAACACGATGTACAACATCAGCGCCCTCATGGTGGTGCCTGCCTATATCACGACCACGCTTTACATAACCAAGCTGTGCCTGACTCACGAATACAAGAAGTATTCTTCAACAGGCATGACGCTTGCGCTCGTCAGCGGCGTGATGGGCGTACTTTTCTGCCTTTTCATCTTCTACGCCAGCTCACTGAACTACCTGGCACTCGTTCCGATCCTTCTGACTTGCGGTCTGCCCGTATTCATTTGGTCGCGTAAGGAAAAGAACGACGGTAAGCCAATCTTTGAGAGGCTGGAAAAACTGTATGTCGCCATCTTGCTGATCGCCGATGTCGTGGTGCTGTGGTTGTTATACGTAGGCAAGATCACCCTCTAA
- a CDS encoding DUF6531 domain-containing protein has protein sequence MPVAALYCLIPLLILAPSPVWSHGSLECSLPPTPTRCAPAAALGDLPEPAPDMGLLNPVDLLGGRKQQSDIDLPLSQAWPLLQLQRHWNGQGRNPTPTLGSTGWALNYDLRIRQQGHALFMPDGRQTRLYPPARAQGAAWLCVLMNRAG, from the coding sequence ATGCCTGTCGCTGCGCTGTACTGCTTAATCCCGCTTTTGATCCTGGCGCCGTCTCCGGTCTGGTCACACGGCTCACTGGAATGCTCCTTGCCCCCGACCCCCACACGCTGCGCACCGGCGGCTGCCCTGGGGGACCTGCCCGAGCCTGCGCCGGATATGGGTTTGCTCAATCCGGTAGACCTGCTGGGCGGACGCAAACAACAAAGCGATATCGATCTGCCCCTCAGCCAGGCATGGCCATTGCTCCAGCTACAGCGTCACTGGAACGGGCAGGGACGCAATCCCACGCCTACACTCGGTTCAACAGGCTGGGCCTTGAACTACGATCTGCGCATCCGGCAGCAAGGCCATGCCTTATTTATGCCCGATGGGCGACAGACCCGCTTATACCCACCGGCCCGGGCACAAGGCGCCGCTTGGCTCTGCGTTTTAATGAACAGGGCTGGTTGA